From a region of the Poecile atricapillus isolate bPoeAtr1 chromosome 16, bPoeAtr1.hap1, whole genome shotgun sequence genome:
- the SIRT4 gene encoding NAD-dependent protein lipoamidase sirtuin-4, mitochondrial isoform X1: MFPARKWSGAFRAIRLQHFRSHSVSRASPNLTFVPACLPPDPVEVEELQRFVSNSKRLFVMTGAGISTESGIPDYRSEGVGLYARTDRRPVQHAEFVRSASARQRYWARNFVGWPQFSSHQPNKAHLVLRDWEKLGKLHWLVTQNVDALHSKAGSQRMTELHGCTHRVFCLACGDRILRSELQEHFEALNPTWKAEAFGVAPDGDVFLTDEQVRNFQVPACRKCGGILKPDVTFFGDTVSQEKVSFVHQRLAESDSMLVAGSSMQVYSGYRFALAAREKKLPIAVLNIGPTRLDHFASLKLNSRCGELLPLIVCT; this comes from the exons ATGTTCCCTGCCAGGAAGTGGTCTGGAGCTTTCAGAGCCATCAGACTGCAGCATTTCAGATCCCATTCTGTATCCAGAGCCTCTCCAAACCTGACTTTCGTGCCAGCCTGTCTGCCCCCAGACCCTGTGGAAGTGGAGGAGCTGCAGCGTTTTGTTTCTAACTCCAAGAGGCTGTTTGTAATGACTGGAGCTGGAATCTCCACGGAGTCAGGGATCCCCGATTACCGCTCGGAGGGCGTTGGGCTCTACGCCAGGACAGACAGACGGCCTGTCCAGCACGCTGAGTTCGTCCGCAGCGCCAGTGCCCGGCAGCGCTACTGGGCAAGGAACTTTGTGGGCTGGCCCCAGTTCTCCTCCCACCAGCCAAACAAAGCACACCTGGTACTGAGAGACTGGGAGAAGCTGGGCAAGCTGCACTGGCTGGTGACCCAGAACGTGGATGCCCTTCACAGCAAGGCCGGGAGCCAGCGCATGACGGAGCTGCACGGCTGCACACACAG GGTTTTCTGCTTGGCCTGTGGAGACCGAATCTTGCGTtctgagctccaggagcactTTGAAGCTCTGAATCCTACTTGGAAAGCTGAAGCGTTTGGCGTGGCTCCAGATGGGGATGTCTTCCTGACGGATGAGCAGGTGCGCAATTTCCAAGTCCCAGCCTGCCGTAAGTGTGGTGGAATCCTGAAGCCTGATGTGACGTTCTTTGGAGACACAGTGAGCCAGGAAAAGGTCAGTTTTGTACACCAGCGCCTGGCAGAATCAGACTCCATGCTGGTAGCAGGATCCTCCATGCAG GTGTACTCTGGTTACAGGTTTGCTCTCGCTGCCCGGGAGAAGAAGCTGCCAATTGCAGTCCTTAACATTGGGCCCACCAGGTTAGATCACTTTGCATCCTTGAAGTTGAATTCCCGCTGTGGAGAGCTGCTGCCTTTGATTGTTTGCACATGA
- the SIRT4 gene encoding NAD-dependent protein lipoamidase sirtuin-4, mitochondrial isoform X2, translated as MFPARKWSGAFRAIRLQHFRSHSVSRASPNLTFVPACLPPDPVEVEELQRFVSNSKRLFVMTGAGISTESGIPDYRSEGVGLYARTDRRPVQHAEFVRSASARQRYWARNFVGWPQFSSHQPNKAHLVLRDWEKLGKLHWLVTQNVDALHSKAGSQRMTELHGCTHRVFCLACGDRILRSELQEHFEALNPTWKAEAFGVAPDGDVFLTDEQVRNFQVPACRKCGGILKPDVTFFGDTVSQEKVSFVHQRLAESDSMLVAGSSMQVCSRCPGEEAANCSP; from the exons ATGTTCCCTGCCAGGAAGTGGTCTGGAGCTTTCAGAGCCATCAGACTGCAGCATTTCAGATCCCATTCTGTATCCAGAGCCTCTCCAAACCTGACTTTCGTGCCAGCCTGTCTGCCCCCAGACCCTGTGGAAGTGGAGGAGCTGCAGCGTTTTGTTTCTAACTCCAAGAGGCTGTTTGTAATGACTGGAGCTGGAATCTCCACGGAGTCAGGGATCCCCGATTACCGCTCGGAGGGCGTTGGGCTCTACGCCAGGACAGACAGACGGCCTGTCCAGCACGCTGAGTTCGTCCGCAGCGCCAGTGCCCGGCAGCGCTACTGGGCAAGGAACTTTGTGGGCTGGCCCCAGTTCTCCTCCCACCAGCCAAACAAAGCACACCTGGTACTGAGAGACTGGGAGAAGCTGGGCAAGCTGCACTGGCTGGTGACCCAGAACGTGGATGCCCTTCACAGCAAGGCCGGGAGCCAGCGCATGACGGAGCTGCACGGCTGCACACACAG GGTTTTCTGCTTGGCCTGTGGAGACCGAATCTTGCGTtctgagctccaggagcactTTGAAGCTCTGAATCCTACTTGGAAAGCTGAAGCGTTTGGCGTGGCTCCAGATGGGGATGTCTTCCTGACGGATGAGCAGGTGCGCAATTTCCAAGTCCCAGCCTGCCGTAAGTGTGGTGGAATCCTGAAGCCTGATGTGACGTTCTTTGGAGACACAGTGAGCCAGGAAAAGGTCAGTTTTGTACACCAGCGCCTGGCAGAATCAGACTCCATGCTGGTAGCAGGATCCTCCATGCAG GTTTGCTCTCGCTGCCCGGGAGAAGAAGCTGCCAATTGCAGTCCTTAA